A single window of Nocardia sp. NBC_01327 DNA harbors:
- a CDS encoding CHAP domain-containing protein, producing the protein MTLHGEEALHEEDEGQGGRERQGGREEQGGREGRSGRGRVRWLVLVVVLAVLATGGVVGVRWWQAHSNDRALAGQRLQEFPAIDRTGLDDFQLRVLDVAKREYGQQHDGTTYSEGIREAWCADFVSWVMRDAGQPLENPNSGSWRIPGVATLEQFYREQHRFQEPGYQPHPGDVVMYAPGSVFGQHTNIVIAAVAGTLTTVGGNEFGRISIHRFRPADVPGVVGYGILGT; encoded by the coding sequence ATGACGTTGCACGGCGAAGAAGCGCTGCACGAGGAAGACGAGGGGCAGGGCGGACGCGAGCGGCAGGGCGGACGCGAGGAGCAGGGCGGACGAGAGGGTCGCAGCGGCCGGGGGAGGGTGCGGTGGCTGGTTCTGGTCGTGGTGCTCGCGGTGCTGGCGACCGGCGGTGTGGTGGGAGTCCGCTGGTGGCAAGCACATTCGAACGACCGCGCGCTGGCGGGACAGCGGCTACAGGAATTCCCGGCGATCGACCGCACCGGTCTCGACGACTTCCAGCTGCGTGTCCTGGATGTGGCGAAGCGCGAATACGGGCAGCAGCACGATGGCACGACTTACTCCGAAGGCATCAGGGAGGCGTGGTGCGCGGACTTCGTGAGCTGGGTGATGCGGGACGCCGGGCAGCCGCTGGAGAATCCGAATTCCGGGTCCTGGCGAATTCCGGGCGTCGCCACCCTGGAGCAGTTCTACCGCGAACAGCACCGTTTCCAGGAGCCGGGATATCAGCCACATCCGGGTGATGTGGTGATGTACGCGCCCGGAAGTGTGTTCGGCCAGCACACGAATATTGTGATCGCCGCTGTGGCAGGCACGCTGACCACGGTGGGAGGCAATGAATTCGGCCGAATCAGCATTCATCGATTCCGCCCGGCCGACGTACCCGGCGTGGTCGGGTACGGCATATTGGGAACATAG
- a CDS encoding BTAD domain-containing putative transcriptional regulator has product MAVTRIGVLGPLHISIDDQRVPPGAPMQCAVLGRLVAAGGRVVPTDRLIDDLWSGDPPTKAVAALQVYIHNLRRVFEPDRPRRGQSRIIVSESHGYALNLEPEQVDSWHFEQLLHGHESAMRDPAGRPDPREQVRVLDAALGCWHGGAFESFAGMTWAAQETARLAALRLTAAELRAQAALEMNRPAEVVLALRPIFEEFPGREECARLLALAQYRLGQSLDALATVRHSREFLTLEFGVDPGPGLRDLETAILTHSVETDAPAPPITVRATEPDARLPQDPMRDSGYAQQRAGLLAAAESAAAGQVRLVWLSGEAGAGKTTLAATIVTQLAGQSWTTVFGRCPEVEGAPPAWAWSEVLTGLDAADPESYTAADAFTLARRVVRSCRERAATGPVAIVLEDVHGADTATLQVLRQVVNWLRDRPILIVATLRGTEAGPGVRDTAAALALFTADRIELDGLDLAGTRRAAVAAGLTTLDDRTVELLRRRTGGNPLFVRELAKLVAGQGSTDGLPDSVRDLLGRRIAQLPDEVTELLRHMSVWGEHSDVNTLAASAGHTPDTVIDLIAGAESARLLRTERSGRIAFDHALVRETVYYDIPVLRRARMHWAAFELLCSHTPTPPAVTAIDALAHSAAVSKAIAAPSVDGDDPQAVSGVAPGRGGLPIDGRARSAAVPKVIAVPSGDGDDPRADSGAVPGRRGPSIDGRADSATIAASVSGNAFAGSPGESGDRGSVSGDVIEALADVVGISGGRGFSPGDVVEAFAGVVGESAEGSAPSESLSSNVIEALNAALETPGEGDAARIALSGNAIYAGAAGSSRPAAARTAIDALVHASPAAAQASPVADIDALAHHASLGANAETAARALVFVRAAARRCVERRMRADAVRRWRSVLALHDMAGHGADTAARGDRVALLEARCELVTALAYDGQHIAARAAREQALDLAESLGGTEFLARAATCWPTPLIWSVHDWHTPDPRIREPLRSALADPHLPVSTRIRVQVNTVFDRALDDLAATGAAAAAASALAAPSADPELLCTVLNAQAFAAFARKGFLRADDLKRHATRMLRIATDAELTEFRALAHYLLFRATLADADLVAAAEHARSAGEYATDGQLRHLLDALAPFDMVLELLRGNTEGVALMLAVEPAAADEIVAHSAEGAAEPSREPNALHIGIAISLAWARDDMSEFVDELRERAAIKPELFVYGYALALLHSGREEEARSVLRESPPLAPQFWTTFTSVRARLAVGLADRDWAHELYDQLLPYAGTIAGLESGATVLGPMDLTLAALAEFLGDPERAAAHRTAAARLRERIALDLALLDERDAPTRAPVRTHQVREVSLSQSCRVPGPSE; this is encoded by the coding sequence ATGGCGGTCACGCGAATCGGTGTGCTGGGTCCATTGCACATCAGCATCGACGACCAGCGGGTGCCGCCAGGGGCGCCCATGCAGTGCGCGGTGCTGGGCAGGCTGGTCGCGGCGGGTGGCCGGGTGGTGCCCACCGACCGGCTCATCGACGATCTCTGGAGCGGCGATCCGCCCACCAAAGCCGTTGCCGCCCTGCAGGTCTATATCCACAATCTGCGCCGGGTCTTCGAACCCGACCGGCCGCGGCGCGGGCAGTCGCGCATCATCGTCTCCGAATCCCACGGCTACGCACTGAATCTGGAACCGGAGCAGGTGGATTCGTGGCACTTCGAACAGCTGCTGCACGGACATGAATCGGCCATGCGCGATCCGGCCGGACGGCCGGATCCGCGCGAGCAGGTCCGCGTTCTGGACGCGGCGCTGGGCTGCTGGCACGGCGGAGCCTTCGAATCCTTCGCGGGAATGACCTGGGCCGCACAGGAAACCGCCCGCCTCGCCGCGCTGCGGCTGACCGCCGCCGAACTGCGGGCGCAGGCCGCGCTGGAAATGAACCGGCCCGCCGAGGTGGTGCTGGCGCTGCGGCCCATCTTCGAGGAGTTTCCGGGGCGCGAAGAATGCGCGCGACTACTGGCGCTCGCGCAGTACCGGCTCGGGCAATCGCTGGACGCGCTGGCCACGGTGCGGCACAGTCGCGAATTCCTCACCCTGGAGTTCGGCGTGGATCCCGGTCCGGGACTGCGTGATCTGGAGACCGCCATCCTCACGCACTCGGTGGAAACCGATGCGCCGGCGCCCCCGATCACGGTGCGGGCGACCGAACCGGATGCAAGGCTGCCGCAGGATCCGATGCGGGACAGCGGATATGCCCAGCAGCGGGCCGGACTGCTGGCCGCCGCCGAATCGGCCGCCGCCGGACAGGTGCGGCTGGTCTGGCTCTCCGGTGAGGCCGGAGCGGGCAAGACCACCCTCGCCGCCACCATTGTCACGCAGCTGGCCGGGCAATCCTGGACCACCGTCTTCGGGCGCTGTCCCGAGGTGGAGGGCGCACCGCCCGCCTGGGCCTGGTCCGAGGTGCTCACCGGGCTCGATGCCGCCGATCCCGAAAGCTATACCGCCGCCGATGCTTTCACGCTGGCGCGGCGGGTGGTGCGGTCCTGCCGGGAACGCGCGGCCACCGGACCCGTCGCCATTGTGCTCGAGGATGTGCACGGCGCGGATACCGCGACCCTGCAGGTGCTGCGGCAGGTGGTGAACTGGCTGCGGGACCGGCCCATTCTCATCGTGGCCACCCTGCGCGGCACCGAAGCCGGTCCGGGAGTGCGGGATACCGCCGCGGCGCTGGCGCTGTTCACCGCCGATCGCATCGAACTCGACGGCCTCGATCTGGCCGGGACGCGGCGGGCCGCGGTCGCCGCGGGGCTCACCACCCTGGACGACCGCACCGTGGAACTGCTGCGCCGCCGCACCGGCGGCAATCCGCTGTTCGTCCGCGAGCTCGCGAAACTTGTTGCCGGACAGGGCAGCACCGACGGCCTGCCGGACAGCGTGCGCGATCTGCTCGGCCGTCGCATCGCGCAACTGCCGGACGAGGTGACCGAACTGCTCCGGCACATGTCGGTCTGGGGCGAGCACAGCGACGTCAATACCCTCGCCGCCTCCGCCGGTCACACTCCCGACACCGTCATCGACCTGATCGCCGGCGCCGAATCGGCCCGCCTGCTGCGCACCGAACGCAGCGGCCGCATCGCCTTCGACCACGCCCTGGTCCGCGAAACCGTCTACTACGACATCCCGGTCCTGCGCCGCGCCCGAATGCACTGGGCCGCCTTCGAACTCCTCTGTTCGCACACCCCCACCCCACCCGCCGTCACCGCCATAGACGCCCTCGCTCACTCGGCGGCCGTGTCGAAAGCAATCGCGGCACCTTCGGTCGATGGGGATGATCCGCAGGCGGTTTCCGGAGTAGCGCCTGGTAGGGGAGGCCTGCCGATCGACGGTCGTGCCCGCTCGGCGGCGGTGCCGAAGGTCATCGCTGTGCCTTCCGGTGACGGGGATGATCCGCGGGCCGATTCCGGGGCGGTGCCCGGCAGGCGAGGGCCGTCGATCGATGGCCGCGCGGATTCGGCGACGATCGCGGCGTCCGTCTCCGGCAATGCTTTTGCCGGTTCGCCGGGCGAATCGGGTGATCGCGGGTCGGTGTCGGGGGATGTGATCGAGGCGCTTGCCGATGTCGTGGGAATATCGGGCGGGCGTGGGTTCTCGCCCGGGGATGTGGTCGAGGCGTTCGCGGGTGTGGTGGGCGAATCGGCTGAGGGGTCGGCTCCCTCGGAGTCGTTGTCCAGCAACGTCATCGAGGCGCTGAATGCCGCGCTGGAGACACCGGGGGAGGGCGATGCTGCGCGAATAGCGCTGTCCGGCAATGCTATTTATGCCGGTGCGGCCGGTAGTTCGCGACCGGCGGCCGCTCGTACGGCGATCGATGCGCTCGTTCATGCGTCGCCCGCGGCCGCGCAGGCGTCGCCGGTGGCGGATATCGACGCGCTCGCCCACCATGCCTCGCTCGGGGCGAATGCCGAAACTGCCGCGCGTGCACTGGTATTCGTGCGGGCGGCGGCGCGGCGATGTGTTGAGCGGCGGATGCGGGCCGATGCGGTGCGGCGGTGGCGTTCGGTGCTGGCGCTGCACGATATGGCGGGCCATGGCGCGGACACGGCCGCTCGGGGCGATCGGGTGGCGCTGCTGGAGGCGCGCTGTGAGCTGGTGACGGCGCTCGCCTACGACGGGCAGCACATCGCCGCTCGCGCTGCCCGGGAGCAGGCACTGGATCTTGCCGAATCACTCGGTGGCACAGAGTTTCTGGCCCGTGCCGCGACGTGCTGGCCGACACCGCTGATCTGGTCGGTGCACGATTGGCATACGCCGGATCCCCGGATCCGGGAACCGCTGCGCAGTGCGCTGGCGGATCCGCACCTGCCGGTGTCCACACGCATTCGCGTCCAGGTCAATACGGTTTTCGACCGGGCGCTCGACGATCTGGCGGCCACCGGTGCCGCCGCCGCGGCGGCCAGTGCGCTGGCCGCGCCCAGCGCCGATCCGGAACTGCTCTGCACGGTGCTGAACGCGCAGGCGTTCGCGGCCTTCGCGCGCAAGGGATTTCTGCGCGCCGACGATCTCAAACGCCATGCGACCCGCATGCTGCGCATCGCGACCGATGCCGAGCTCACCGAGTTCCGCGCGCTCGCGCACTATCTGCTCTTCCGCGCCACCCTCGCCGATGCCGACCTGGTCGCCGCCGCCGAACATGCCCGCAGTGCGGGCGAATACGCCACCGACGGCCAGCTCCGGCATCTGCTCGACGCCCTCGCACCCTTCGATATGGTGCTGGAACTCTTGCGCGGCAATACCGAAGGCGTGGCGCTCATGCTCGCCGTCGAACCGGCGGCCGCCGACGAGATCGTGGCGCATTCGGCCGAGGGTGCGGCCGAACCGTCCCGTGAGCCCAATGCCCTGCACATCGGCATTGCCATCTCACTGGCGTGGGCGCGCGACGACATGTCCGAGTTCGTCGACGAGCTACGTGAGCGGGCGGCGATCAAACCCGAGCTGTTCGTCTACGGTTACGCGCTCGCCCTGCTGCACTCCGGCCGGGAGGAGGAGGCCCGGAGCGTGCTCCGCGAATCTCCGCCGCTGGCCCCGCAGTTCTGGACCACCTTCACCTCGGTGCGGGCCCGCCTGGCCGTCGGCCTCGCGGACCGGGACTGGGCGCACGAGCTGTACGACCAGTTGCTGCCGTACGCGGGCACGATCGCCGGCCTGGAGAGCGGCGCCACCGTGCTGGGACCGATGGATCTCACCCTGGCCGCACTGGCCGAATTCCTCGGCGACCCGGAACGTGCTGCCGCACACCGCACGGCCGCGGCCCGGCTCCGCGAGCGCATCGCCCTGGACCTCGCCCTGCTCGACGAACGTGATGCCCCCACCCGGGCTCCGGTGCGCACCCACCAGGTCCGCGAGGTCTCGCTGAGCCAGTCCTGCCGCGTCCCCGGCCCCTCCGAATGA
- a CDS encoding MmyB family transcriptional regulator, whose amino-acid sequence MSDPSRLPPADLAVLHSLPYPACLHDGAYDVVAANSAFDQIFPGTGPGANLLTAIMLEPMSRYRLGDWEAEAQIMVSTFRTMAPDLISPERREEILNLCRRAPEWDRLWQNEAAPDEQRERTLLMHEPETRAEIRLHVQTFHFQAPRRPWSLLTVVPFH is encoded by the coding sequence GTGTCCGACCCCTCCCGGCTTCCGCCCGCCGATCTCGCGGTGCTGCACAGCCTCCCGTATCCGGCGTGCCTGCATGACGGCGCCTATGACGTGGTGGCCGCGAACAGCGCCTTCGATCAGATCTTCCCGGGCACCGGACCCGGCGCGAACCTGCTGACCGCCATCATGCTCGAACCCATGTCCCGCTACCGGCTCGGCGACTGGGAGGCGGAGGCGCAGATCATGGTCTCCACCTTCCGGACCATGGCGCCGGACCTGATCAGCCCGGAGCGGCGTGAGGAGATTCTCAATCTGTGCCGGCGCGCACCGGAATGGGATCGGCTGTGGCAGAACGAGGCCGCCCCGGACGAGCAGCGCGAGCGGACGCTGCTCATGCACGAGCCGGAGACGCGGGCCGAGATCCGGCTGCATGTGCAGACCTTCCACTTCCAGGCTCCGCGCCGGCCCTGGTCACTGCTGACCGTGGTGCCGTTCCACTGA
- a CDS encoding GNAT family N-acetyltransferase, whose amino-acid sequence MPVPLSLNGRLVRLEPLAPHHASGISEAAAGNRDDFAFTPVPHGVDEALDYVAQALSGHAAGTSLAFAIIAVASGRILGSTRFTRFDYWQGPMVWPLVHGSPPGDALMAVPDAAEIGNTWLSPEARGTGINLESKMLLLQHAFETWRVRRITFRADVRNHRSRLAIERLGATSDGVRRAHSRGLDGEVRSTAFYSILEDEWPTVRATIEGQFSALPVRNRLIDA is encoded by the coding sequence GTGCCTGTACCCCTTTCTCTGAACGGCCGTCTGGTACGGCTGGAACCCCTTGCACCGCACCATGCTTCGGGTATATCGGAAGCAGCAGCGGGCAATCGGGACGATTTCGCGTTCACGCCTGTCCCACACGGTGTGGACGAGGCGCTGGACTATGTGGCGCAAGCGCTATCCGGGCATGCCGCCGGAACCTCGCTCGCCTTCGCCATCATCGCCGTCGCCAGTGGCCGGATACTGGGTTCGACCCGGTTCACCCGATTCGACTACTGGCAGGGGCCGATGGTGTGGCCGCTGGTGCACGGATCGCCGCCGGGGGATGCCCTGATGGCAGTGCCGGACGCGGCCGAGATAGGCAATACCTGGTTGTCGCCGGAGGCGCGTGGCACCGGCATCAATCTGGAGTCCAAGATGCTGCTGCTGCAGCATGCCTTCGAGACCTGGCGGGTGCGGCGCATCACCTTCCGGGCGGATGTGCGAAATCACCGCTCGCGCTTGGCAATCGAGAGACTCGGCGCCACCAGCGACGGGGTCAGACGGGCGCATTCGCGCGGTCTGGACGGTGAGGTCCGCAGTACGGCCTTCTACTCGATCCTGGAGGACGAGTGGCCGACTGTCCGGGCCACCATCGAGGGGCAGTTCAGCGCGCTTCCGGTGCGCAATCGGCTCATCGACGCCTGA
- the ychF gene encoding redox-regulated ATPase YchF has translation MSLTLGIVGLPNVGKSTLFNALTRNDVLAANYPFATIEPNTGVVSLPDPRLAKLAEIFHSERQLPAVVSFVDIAGIVKGASEGAGLGNKFLANIREADAICQVVRVFADDDVIHVDGKVDPLADIEVIETELILADMQTLEKAVVRLDKEARVKKDRKPVADAAKQAQEILNAGRTLFAARKELDVELLKELSLLTIKPFLYVFNADEAILTDEAKKAELAAAVAPADAVFLDAKVESELIELDEESAVELLESIGQTEPGLHSLARAGFHTLGLQTYLTAGPKESRAWTIHQGDTAPKAAGVIHTDFERGFIKAEIVAFDDLVAAGSMAAAKSAGKVRMEGKDYVMADGDVVEFRFNV, from the coding sequence GTGAGTCTCACCCTCGGAATCGTCGGCCTGCCCAACGTCGGAAAATCGACGCTGTTCAATGCGTTGACCCGCAACGACGTGCTGGCGGCGAACTACCCCTTCGCCACCATCGAGCCGAACACCGGCGTCGTTTCGCTGCCCGATCCGCGGCTGGCCAAGCTCGCCGAGATCTTCCACTCCGAGCGCCAGCTCCCCGCCGTTGTGTCCTTCGTCGACATCGCCGGCATTGTGAAGGGCGCCTCCGAGGGTGCGGGCCTGGGCAATAAGTTCCTCGCCAATATTCGTGAGGCCGACGCCATCTGTCAGGTGGTGCGCGTCTTCGCCGACGACGATGTGATCCACGTCGACGGCAAGGTCGATCCGCTCGCCGATATCGAGGTCATCGAGACCGAGTTGATCCTCGCCGATATGCAGACCCTGGAGAAGGCGGTCGTCCGCCTCGACAAGGAAGCGCGCGTCAAGAAGGACCGCAAGCCGGTCGCCGACGCCGCCAAGCAGGCGCAGGAGATCCTCAATGCGGGCCGCACCCTGTTCGCGGCGCGCAAGGAACTCGATGTCGAGCTGCTGAAGGAACTTTCGCTGCTCACCATCAAGCCCTTCCTCTACGTTTTCAATGCCGATGAGGCGATCCTCACCGACGAGGCCAAGAAGGCCGAGCTCGCGGCCGCCGTCGCCCCCGCCGACGCCGTCTTCCTGGACGCCAAGGTCGAATCCGAGCTCATCGAGCTCGACGAGGAATCCGCCGTCGAGCTGCTGGAATCCATCGGCCAGACCGAGCCGGGCCTGCATTCGCTGGCCCGCGCCGGTTTCCACACCCTCGGCCTGCAGACCTACCTCACCGCCGGCCCGAAAGAGTCGCGCGCCTGGACCATCCACCAGGGCGATACCGCCCCCAAGGCGGCCGGCGTCATCCACACCGACTTCGAGCGCGGCTTCATCAAGGCCGAAATCGTCGCCTTCGACGACCTCGTCGCGGCCGGCTCCATGGCCGCCGCCAAATCCGCCGGCAAGGTCCGGATGGAGGGCAAGGACTACGTCATGGCCGATGGCGACGTGGTCGAGTTCCGATTCAACGTCTAG
- a CDS encoding SGNH/GDSL hydrolase family protein — protein sequence MKAIPVVRIVAALFALLVVLAAATAAAPVSAPGWQAVWATGTQRPGDNSFVPNWSMAGFGNQSVRQVIRVSDGGTQLRLRLSNQFGTKPLQVTGATVARSAGGAAVHPDSLRQLLIGSEAAFRIPPGTTAVTDPITMPVDPLELLTVTLFFADPTGPGTYHAQVLGTSYLAWGDHRSDTAPTAFTVTSSSYYYLAAVETQQLRPRPSGVALLGDSLTEGVGSTMDAHHTYPEVLAESLVAQGKPRPILNLGIGGNCVTADSQWMGESAISRFRRDVLDQPGVGAVVVLEGINDIWLGGGNLATGGPGPGVSAEQLIAGYRSLIALARAAGIRVIGATIPPAAGSTFGDGDRVRYDDREGVRKAVNDWIRTSGEYDAVVDSAAVLADPADPERLAPAFDSGDHLHLRDAGYVALAAAVAAVLD from the coding sequence ATGAAGGCGATCCCTGTCGTGCGGATTGTCGCCGCACTCTTCGCGCTGCTGGTCGTTCTCGCCGCGGCCACCGCCGCCGCCCCGGTCTCCGCACCGGGGTGGCAGGCGGTGTGGGCGACCGGAACGCAGCGGCCGGGCGACAACAGCTTCGTGCCCAACTGGTCGATGGCCGGATTCGGGAATCAATCGGTGCGCCAGGTGATTCGGGTCAGCGACGGGGGAACCCAGCTCCGCCTGCGACTGTCGAACCAGTTCGGCACGAAACCCCTGCAGGTGACCGGGGCGACCGTCGCGCGCAGTGCGGGCGGGGCCGCGGTGCATCCGGACAGCCTGCGGCAGTTGCTGATCGGTTCCGAGGCGGCGTTCCGGATCCCGCCGGGGACCACGGCGGTCACCGATCCGATCACCATGCCGGTCGATCCGCTGGAGTTGCTCACGGTGACGCTCTTCTTCGCCGATCCGACCGGTCCCGGGACGTATCACGCACAGGTGCTGGGCACCTCGTACCTCGCCTGGGGCGACCATCGATCCGACACCGCCCCAACGGCATTCACCGTGACCTCCTCGTCCTACTACTACCTGGCGGCGGTGGAGACCCAGCAGCTGCGGCCGCGCCCCTCGGGGGTGGCCCTGCTGGGCGACTCCCTGACCGAAGGTGTCGGCTCCACCATGGACGCGCACCACACCTACCCGGAGGTGCTCGCCGAAAGTCTTGTCGCACAGGGAAAACCGCGTCCGATACTCAATCTCGGCATCGGCGGCAACTGTGTGACCGCCGATTCGCAGTGGATGGGGGAGAGCGCGATATCCCGCTTCCGCCGCGACGTCCTCGACCAGCCGGGCGTCGGCGCGGTGGTGGTGCTGGAGGGCATCAACGACATCTGGCTCGGCGGCGGGAATCTGGCGACCGGAGGTCCGGGCCCCGGTGTCTCCGCCGAGCAATTGATCGCGGGCTATAGGTCCCTGATCGCGCTTGCCCGCGCGGCGGGCATTCGGGTCATCGGCGCGACCATTCCGCCCGCCGCGGGTTCCACCTTCGGAGACGGTGATCGGGTCCGCTACGACGACCGCGAGGGCGTCCGCAAGGCCGTGAACGACTGGATTCGCACCTCGGGCGAATACGACGCCGTGGTGGATTCGGCTGCCGTGCTCGCCGATCCGGCCGATCCCGAGCGGCTCGCCCCCGCCTTCGACAGCGGCGACCATCTGCACCTGCGAGATGCCGGATATGTGGCCCTGGCGGCGGCCGTCGCCGCGGTGCTCGACTGA
- a CDS encoding TIGR03086 family metal-binding protein has protein sequence MSTNSQTATTPAAALAPVWRDVLAASYGALTTAVAGVGADQWQLITPCSEWTVTQVVQHAAADQLAYALSLGIGAGPAYDPFSPSGTVDGAPAELVAAAVEETAAAWSTVTDAADTVPTPLPHGALPTPVAAVMCALDAAVHAWDIAIATGQPSPLTEELAGHLLTAATGLVEPLRQWGAYAAVVESDSASATPVADELLGYLGRDPRA, from the coding sequence ATGAGCACCAACTCGCAGACCGCCACCACCCCCGCCGCCGCCCTCGCGCCCGTCTGGCGGGATGTGCTCGCCGCCTCCTACGGCGCGCTCACCACCGCGGTCGCCGGTGTCGGCGCCGACCAGTGGCAGCTGATCACCCCGTGCTCGGAGTGGACCGTCACCCAGGTCGTGCAGCACGCCGCCGCCGACCAGCTGGCCTACGCCCTGTCCCTCGGCATCGGCGCGGGCCCGGCCTACGACCCGTTCTCGCCCTCCGGCACCGTCGACGGCGCTCCGGCCGAATTGGTCGCCGCCGCAGTCGAAGAGACCGCCGCCGCCTGGTCCACCGTCACCGACGCGGCCGACACCGTCCCCACCCCGCTGCCGCACGGCGCGCTGCCGACCCCGGTCGCCGCCGTCATGTGCGCCCTCGACGCGGCGGTGCACGCCTGGGATATCGCCATCGCGACCGGGCAGCCGTCCCCGCTGACCGAGGAGCTGGCCGGTCATCTGCTCACCGCCGCAACGGGTCTGGTGGAACCGCTGCGCCAGTGGGGCGCCTACGCGGCGGTCGTCGAATCCGATTCCGCGAGCGCCACTCCCGTGGCCGATGAGCTGCTCGGTTACCTGGGCCGCGACCCGCGCGCCTGA
- a CDS encoding helix-turn-helix transcriptional regulator, producing the protein MTSTTTRLLRLLSLLQDHTYTGRDLAERLSVTDRTLRQDIARLRELGYPVHAERGPIGGYRLGQGANMPPLLLDDDEAVAVAVAVGLAEDGATGIADIGESMTRAWAKLERIMPKRLQRKVTALRGATDIGQAVTGSIEPDAPVPAATLSTLAAAIRAATTLHLDEIEVEPYRLISWQRRWYLVAYSLDTHTWQALPVSRIDRLAAATRHFAPRPLPADDLAAFVLREIAFTGWEVHARVTVLEPAATVIARINPTVGVVEPIDAHTCQLLTGADRLETIAIYLSMLMMDFRVDSPPELVDHIRTLARRYTAATPPFPANGE; encoded by the coding sequence GTGACCTCGACCACAACCCGGCTGCTCCGCCTGCTCTCACTGCTCCAGGACCACACCTACACCGGGCGTGACCTAGCCGAACGTCTGTCCGTCACCGATCGCACGCTGCGCCAGGACATTGCCCGCCTGCGTGAACTCGGCTATCCGGTGCATGCCGAACGCGGCCCGATCGGCGGATACCGCCTTGGGCAGGGCGCGAATATGCCGCCACTGCTGCTCGACGACGACGAGGCGGTCGCCGTGGCCGTCGCGGTGGGCCTGGCCGAGGACGGCGCCACCGGCATCGCCGATATCGGTGAGAGCATGACGCGGGCCTGGGCCAAGCTGGAGCGCATTATGCCGAAACGCCTGCAGCGCAAGGTGACCGCGCTGCGCGGGGCCACCGATATCGGCCAGGCCGTCACCGGTTCCATCGAACCCGACGCGCCGGTCCCCGCCGCCACGCTGTCCACCCTCGCCGCCGCCATTCGCGCCGCCACCACGCTGCACCTCGACGAGATCGAGGTCGAGCCCTACCGCCTGATCAGCTGGCAGCGCCGCTGGTACCTGGTCGCCTACAGCCTGGACACCCACACCTGGCAGGCCCTGCCCGTCTCGCGCATCGACCGGCTCGCCGCGGCCACCCGCCATTTCGCTCCCCGCCCGCTCCCCGCAGACGACCTGGCCGCCTTCGTCCTGCGCGAAATCGCCTTCACCGGCTGGGAAGTCCACGCCCGAGTCACCGTCCTCGAGCCCGCCGCCACCGTCATCGCGCGCATCAACCCCACCGTCGGCGTGGTAGAGCCGATCGACGCCCACACCTGCCAATTGCTCACCGGCGCAGACAGATTGGAGACCATTGCCATCTACCTGAGCATGCTCATGATGGATTTCCGGGTGGACAGCCCACCCGAGCTGGTCGACCACATTCGCACGCTGGCCCGCCGCTACACAGCCGCCACCCCGCCGTTCCCGGCGAACGGCGAATGA
- a CDS encoding carbohydrate ABC transporter permease, whose translation MRRTPGRRVLNGALIYLAVIAVAWCALLPILWAVSASLKSEGELLDATPLPAHPQWSNYADVFDAIPLGRMLLNTVIYAGCVTAGQVFFCSLAGYAFARLRFPGREALFLAYLATLMVPLTVTVIPQFLLMRALGWMDTPWSMIVPGLFGSAFGTYLMRQFFQTLPTELEEAATLDGCTPWQIYWRVLLPHARPAVMVLAVLTWITVWNDFLWPLIMIQRNEYATATLGLIRLQGQYSTNWPLLMSAAILLLLPLLLLYALAQRSFVKGIAMSGLGGR comes from the coding sequence GTGAGGCGAACTCCCGGCCGTCGCGTACTGAACGGCGCGCTGATCTACCTGGCCGTGATCGCGGTGGCCTGGTGCGCACTGCTGCCGATCCTCTGGGCGGTCTCAGCATCACTGAAGTCCGAAGGCGAACTGCTCGATGCGACCCCGCTGCCCGCGCATCCCCAATGGTCCAACTACGCCGATGTTTTCGATGCCATTCCGCTGGGCCGCATGCTGCTCAACACCGTCATCTACGCCGGCTGCGTGACGGCAGGCCAGGTCTTCTTCTGCTCACTGGCCGGATATGCCTTCGCCCGCCTGCGTTTTCCGGGTCGCGAGGCGCTCTTCCTCGCCTATCTGGCCACCCTCATGGTGCCGCTGACCGTCACCGTCATTCCGCAATTCCTGCTCATGCGGGCCCTCGGCTGGATGGACACCCCCTGGTCCATGATCGTTCCCGGCCTGTTCGGCAGCGCCTTCGGCACCTACCTCATGCGCCAGTTCTTCCAGACCCTGCCCACCGAACTGGAAGAGGCGGCCACCCTCGACGGCTGCACCCCCTGGCAGATCTACTGGCGCGTCCTGCTCCCGCACGCCCGCCCCGCCGTCATGGTCCTGGCCGTCCTCACCTGGATCACCGTCTGGAACGACTTCCTCTGGCCCCTGATCATGATCCAGCGCAACGAATACGCCACCGCGACGCTCGGCCTGATCCGCCTGCAGGGCCAGTACTCCACCAATTGGCCGCTGCTCATGTCCGCGGCCATTCTGCTGCTCCTGCCCCTGCTGCTGCTCTATGCCCTGGCCCAGCGCTCGTTCGTCAAGGGCATAGCCATGTCCGGCCTCGGCGGCCGCTGA